One Candidatus Hydrogenedentota bacterium DNA segment encodes these proteins:
- the pnp gene encoding polyribonucleotide nucleotidyltransferase, with amino-acid sequence MSTVRLSVQLDDVTLEFETGRIAKQAHGSVICRSGDTMVLSAVCVAPDARPGQDFFPMTVDYREKFYAVGQIPGNFFRREARPSEREILVCRMTDRPLRPLFPKGFLNELQVCQTVLSADNVNDPDVMSINAASAALHISKVPLSEPIGAVRVGMIDGQLVVNPSMELMPESDIDIVIAGTADAITMVEGHAHEVPESLMLDALEFGHAHIQKIIRAIHELREKAGVEKMPVEVINLNDEIVAAIEGYAGRVKEAQAISEKQVRYETIDAIKDEALAALAEKYGEERWAELEGDAKAAFSDLKKRVMRGQVIETNRRMDGRALDEIRNITIEVGVLPRAHGSALFTRGETQALVTTTLGTTRDEQRFDELTGDEFRRFFLHYNFPSWSVGEVRRIMGPGRREIGHGKLAERALMNMVPFVSEEERAADETLKDFPYTVRIVSEVTESNGSSSMATVCGGTLCMMDAGVPIKAPVAGIAMGMIKEGDEIRILSDILGDEDHLGDLDFKVCGTKDGITAFQMDTKIKGLSRETMQKALEQAKAGREYILGKMLECIDRPREDLSPYAPRIYTIKIDVDKIRDIIGPGGKVIREIQTSTGSEISVEDDGTVNVAAVDAASAQAAIDLIKEITADVEVGALYKGTITRIMNFGAFCTVVGNKEGMIHISELAPGRVNEVTDVVDVGDEIDIKVIEIDKMGRVNLSKVQADVELGRVDPSELEKKEASRDRDRGDRGGRGGDRGGRGGDRGGRGGGGGRGGDRGGRGGGDRGGRR; translated from the coding sequence ATGTCAACAGTACGCCTTTCTGTCCAATTGGACGACGTAACACTGGAATTTGAAACGGGGCGCATCGCGAAGCAGGCCCACGGATCGGTGATTTGCCGCAGCGGCGACACCATGGTCCTTTCGGCGGTCTGCGTTGCGCCCGACGCGCGGCCGGGCCAGGATTTCTTCCCGATGACGGTCGACTACCGCGAGAAGTTCTACGCGGTGGGCCAGATCCCGGGGAATTTCTTCCGCCGCGAGGCGCGCCCCTCGGAGCGCGAGATCCTCGTGTGCCGCATGACGGACCGCCCCCTGCGTCCGCTGTTCCCCAAGGGCTTCCTGAACGAGCTTCAGGTCTGCCAGACCGTGCTTTCGGCGGACAATGTCAATGATCCGGATGTGATGAGCATCAACGCGGCCTCGGCGGCGCTGCACATTTCGAAAGTGCCGCTTTCCGAGCCGATTGGCGCGGTGCGCGTGGGGATGATTGACGGCCAGCTTGTGGTCAATCCTTCGATGGAGCTGATGCCCGAGAGCGATATCGACATTGTCATCGCCGGCACGGCCGACGCGATCACGATGGTGGAAGGGCACGCACACGAAGTACCCGAGTCCCTTATGCTGGACGCCCTGGAATTCGGCCACGCGCACATCCAGAAGATCATCCGAGCGATCCACGAGCTCCGCGAAAAGGCGGGCGTGGAGAAGATGCCGGTGGAGGTAATCAACCTCAACGACGAAATCGTGGCGGCCATCGAAGGGTACGCCGGCCGCGTCAAGGAAGCGCAGGCGATTTCCGAAAAGCAGGTGCGCTACGAAACCATCGACGCGATCAAGGACGAAGCCCTCGCCGCGCTCGCGGAGAAATACGGCGAGGAGCGCTGGGCGGAGCTCGAAGGCGACGCGAAGGCGGCGTTCAGCGACTTGAAGAAGCGCGTCATGCGGGGCCAGGTCATCGAGACCAACCGCCGCATGGACGGGCGCGCACTCGACGAAATCCGCAATATCACGATCGAAGTTGGCGTGCTTCCGCGCGCCCACGGTTCCGCCCTCTTCACGCGCGGCGAAACCCAGGCCCTCGTGACCACAACCCTCGGCACGACCCGCGACGAGCAGCGCTTCGATGAGCTCACGGGCGATGAATTCCGCCGCTTTTTCCTGCACTACAACTTCCCCTCCTGGTCGGTGGGCGAAGTGCGCCGCATTATGGGTCCGGGCCGCCGCGAAATCGGCCACGGCAAACTGGCGGAGCGCGCGCTGATGAACATGGTGCCGTTTGTGAGCGAGGAAGAGCGCGCGGCCGATGAAACGCTCAAGGACTTCCCGTACACCGTCCGCATTGTGTCGGAGGTGACCGAAAGCAACGGTTCGAGCTCGATGGCGACCGTCTGCGGCGGCACGCTCTGCATGATGGACGCCGGCGTCCCGATCAAGGCGCCGGTGGCGGGCATCGCCATGGGCATGATCAAGGAAGGCGACGAGATCCGCATCCTGAGCGACATCCTGGGCGACGAGGATCACCTGGGCGACCTGGATTTCAAGGTCTGCGGAACGAAGGACGGCATCACGGCCTTCCAGATGGACACCAAAATCAAGGGGCTCTCCCGCGAAACGATGCAGAAGGCCCTCGAACAGGCCAAGGCCGGCCGCGAATACATTCTCGGCAAGATGCTGGAATGCATCGACAGGCCGCGCGAGGACCTCTCGCCGTATGCGCCGCGCATCTACACGATCAAGATTGACGTCGACAAGATCCGCGACATCATCGGGCCGGGAGGCAAGGTCATCCGCGAAATCCAGACCTCAACGGGTTCGGAAATCAGCGTGGAAGATGACGGCACCGTCAATGTCGCCGCGGTGGACGCCGCCAGCGCGCAGGCCGCGATTGACCTCATCAAGGAAATCACGGCGGACGTCGAGGTGGGCGCGCTCTACAAGGGCACCATCACGCGCATCATGAACTTCGGCGCCTTCTGCACCGTGGTGGGCAACAAGGAAGGCATGATCCACATCTCCGAGCTGGCCCCCGGCCGCGTAAACGAGGTGACGGACGTGGTGGACGTCGGCGACGAGATCGACATCAAGGTGATCGAGATCGACAAGATGGGCCGCGTCAACCTGTCCAAAGTGCAGGCCGACGTCGAGCTGGGCCGGGTGGACCCGAGCGAGCTTGAAAAGAAGGAAGCCAGCCGTGACCGCGACCGGGGTGACCGGGGCGGGCGCGGCGGCGACCGTGGCGGACGTGGCGGTGATCGCGGCGGACGCGGCGGTGGCGGCGGGCGCGGTGGTGATCGCGGCGGGCGCGGCGGCGGCGACCGCGGCGGGCGCCGGTAA
- the rpsO gene encoding 30S ribosomal protein S15, which translates to MAITKEQKQEVIKKFGKDEKNTGSTEVQIALLTQRINDLTEHFKVHKKDFAGQRGLLRLVGKRRNLLAYLRNNDLEGYRALIAELGLRK; encoded by the coding sequence ATGGCGATAACCAAGGAACAGAAGCAGGAAGTCATCAAGAAATTCGGGAAGGACGAGAAGAATACGGGGTCGACGGAAGTGCAGATCGCGCTTCTGACGCAGCGTATCAACGACCTGACCGAGCACTTCAAGGTGCACAAGAAGGACTTTGCCGGACAGCGCGGTTTGCTGCGGCTGGTGGGCAAGCGGCGCAATCTGCTGGCCTACCTCCGGAACAACGATCTGGAAGGCTACCGGGCGCTCATCGCGGAGCTCGGCCTGCGTAAGTAA
- a CDS encoding phosphoglycerate kinase, producing MNKLSITDLQLKDKRVLMRVDFNVPQNADGTVRDNTRIVAALKSIQYVRDQGGKLILMSHLGRPKAGEDNSKFKMDPVADELRKLVGGNVSKADDIVGPEVEAAVAKLAAGDILLLENTRFHPGETKNDPALSEQLAKLADVYVSDAFGTVHRAHASTEGVTKYVAQSAAGFLVAKEIEYIGGVLHSPKRPLIAILGGAKVSDKITVIDNLLNLVDTLIIGGGMAYTFMKAQGYAIGNSLLDEAGLDTANQVMAKAKEKGVELLLPVDNIVADAFSNDANTKVCGLGEIEDGWEGLDIGPKTREQFLEAIKKAATVVWNGPVGVFEMEKFAGGTRAIADLLAESETITSVIGGGDTAAAVAQFGLAEKMSHVSTGGGASLEMLEGKILPGIAALTDK from the coding sequence ATGAACAAGCTGAGTATCACCGACCTTCAATTGAAGGACAAGCGCGTGCTCATGCGGGTGGACTTTAACGTCCCGCAGAACGCGGACGGCACGGTGCGGGACAACACCCGCATTGTGGCGGCGCTCAAGAGCATCCAGTACGTCCGCGACCAGGGCGGGAAGCTGATTCTGATGTCGCACCTGGGCCGCCCCAAAGCCGGCGAGGACAACAGCAAGTTCAAGATGGATCCTGTCGCGGACGAGCTGCGCAAGCTGGTGGGCGGCAATGTGTCCAAGGCCGACGACATCGTGGGCCCCGAGGTGGAGGCGGCGGTGGCCAAGCTGGCCGCCGGCGATATTCTCCTGCTGGAGAACACGCGCTTTCACCCCGGTGAAACGAAGAACGATCCGGCGCTTTCCGAGCAGCTGGCGAAGCTGGCGGATGTCTACGTCAGCGACGCGTTCGGCACGGTGCACCGCGCACACGCCTCGACCGAGGGCGTGACGAAGTACGTGGCGCAGAGCGCGGCGGGCTTCCTGGTCGCCAAGGAGATCGAGTACATCGGCGGCGTGCTGCACAGCCCGAAGCGGCCGCTGATCGCGATTCTGGGCGGCGCGAAGGTGTCGGACAAGATCACGGTCATCGACAACCTGCTCAACCTCGTCGACACGCTGATCATCGGCGGCGGCATGGCCTACACCTTCATGAAGGCGCAGGGCTACGCCATCGGCAATTCGCTGCTCGACGAGGCCGGCCTCGACACGGCGAATCAGGTGATGGCAAAGGCGAAGGAAAAAGGAGTAGAATTGCTCCTTCCCGTGGACAATATCGTCGCGGACGCCTTCTCGAACGACGCGAACACGAAGGTTTGCGGCCTGGGCGAGATCGAGGACGGCTGGGAAGGCCTGGATATCGGGCCCAAGACCCGGGAACAGTTCCTCGAAGCCATCAAGAAGGCGGCCACGGTCGTCTGGAATGGCCCGGTGGGCGTGTTTGAGATGGAGAAGTTTGCCGGCGGCACCCGCGCCATCGCGGATCTGCTTGCCGAAAGCGAGACCATCACGAGCGTGATCGGCGGCGGCGATACCGCGGCCGCGGTCGCGCAGTTCGGCCTGGCGGAGAAGATGTCGCACGTTTCTACGGGCGGCGGCGCTTCGCTGGAGATGCTCGAAGGGAAGATCCTTCCGGGCATCGCCGCGTTGACGGACAAATAG